In Brevibacillus marinus, the genomic window CAACCGGCATCCGCTCATGAATGGCGGCCATCGCGTCGTCAATCGCCCGCCCTGCCTGCCGCAGCAGGTAAATATGCCGGACGTTGCTGACGTAGGTGTAGTCGTCCCGCTGCATTTCCCCGCCAAAAAACAGATCGGCAATCGCCGCCTCCAGCGCCTCTATTCCCGTTTGATCCTTGACGGAAGTAAAGACAATCCGCTGCGCGGGGAAACGCCGTCTCACCTCATCCAGCTGCAATCGCTGCGGCAAATCTGTCTTGTTGACGATGACGATCACCTGCGAGTCCTTGACCGCCTCAAACAATTGGTAATCAACCGCCTGCAGCGGTTCGTTGTAATTGAGCACCAACAGCACCAGGTCAGCCTGCTGGAGAATTTTCCGCGACTTTTCCACGCCGATTCGCTCGACGACATCCTCTGTCTCGCGAATTCCCGCGGTATCGACCAATCGCAGCGGCACGCCGCGGACATTGACGTATTCCTCGATCACATCGCGGGTTGTCCCCGCGATTTCCGTGACAATCGCTTTTTCCTCGTGAACCAGGCTGTTGAGCAGCGATGACTTGCCCACATTGGGGCGCCCCACGATGGCGGTGGACAGCCCTTCCCGCAAAATCTTCCCCTGCTGTGCGGTATTCAGCAGCCGCTCGATCTCCTGCTTCACTTCTTGGCACTTGGAAAGCAGCAGATTCTGCGTCACTTCTTCCACATCGTGTTCCGGGTAATCCAGTGTTACTTCGATGTGCGCCATGGCCGACAGCAAGTTTTGCCGCAGGCCGCGAATCAATGTGGAGAGCTTCCCTTCCACCTGGGAGAAGGCCACTTTCATCGCGCGATCCGTTTTCGCACGGATCAAGTCAATGACCGCCTCCGCCTGCGCCAAGTCGATCCGCCCGTTTAAGAACGCCCGCTTTGTAAATTCTCCCGGTTCCGCCAGGCGCGCGCCGTTGTCCAGCAGCAGCTCAAGCACCCGCTGCACCGAAACGAATCCGCCGTGGCAGTTGACCTCCACCACATCTTCGCGCGTAAACGTGCGCGGCGCTCGCATCACGGAAACCAGCACTTCCTCCACCTGCTCGCCGCTCTTCGGATCGTACAGCTTGCCGTAGTGTATGGTGTGCGTATCCACAGTGGATAACGCCTGTTTTCCTCGAAATACCTTATCCACAATCGCGATTGACTCGGGACCGCTCACCCGGATAATGGCGATTCCCCCTTCCCCCATCGGGGTGGAGATTGCGGCGATCGTGTCCATTTCCACTGGTTATTCACCTCAAAAGAACTTCCCTTTAGAATAACTTCCAACTATTTAGCATAGCACACAGCTGTATGAATGAACAGAAATAGAAAAGCAACCGCGCGAAGCAGGTTGCCACATGCCGTTATCCACAGTATGTTCCTGTTTTCTCCAAAAAAAACAACGTATCCACACGATTCACAGCGCAACGGTTTCCCGCAAAACCGCTCTGATCGGAACAGCGGGACAGTCAGCCGCAAGCATCGCGCAACGGAAGGCAAGAAAACGAAAAAGAAGCCCTTGTTTCAGGCTTCTTTAGGGGCGACCACGACATAACGATGGGGCTCTTCCCCCTCGCTGAACGTCACGACATCACTGCGGTTTTGCAAATACGAATGAATCACCTTTCGTTCGGCTGCCGACATGGGTTCCAGACGTACGCTTCGCCGCGTCTGCACCGCCTTTCT contains:
- the mnmE gene encoding tRNA uridine-5-carboxymethylaminomethyl(34) synthesis GTPase MnmE yields the protein MEMDTIAAISTPMGEGGIAIIRVSGPESIAIVDKVFRGKQALSTVDTHTIHYGKLYDPKSGEQVEEVLVSVMRAPRTFTREDVVEVNCHGGFVSVQRVLELLLDNGARLAEPGEFTKRAFLNGRIDLAQAEAVIDLIRAKTDRAMKVAFSQVEGKLSTLIRGLRQNLLSAMAHIEVTLDYPEHDVEEVTQNLLLSKCQEVKQEIERLLNTAQQGKILREGLSTAIVGRPNVGKSSLLNSLVHEEKAIVTEIAGTTRDVIEEYVNVRGVPLRLVDTAGIRETEDVVERIGVEKSRKILQQADLVLLVLNYNEPLQAVDYQLFEAVKDSQVIVIVNKTDLPQRLQLDEVRRRFPAQRIVFTSVKDQTGIEALEAAIADLFFGGEMQRDDYTYVSNVRHIYLLRQAGRAIDDAMAAIHERMPVDMIQIDIKRAWELLGEVIGESVGEDLLDQIFSQFCLGK